Part of the Mycolicibacterium thermoresistibile genome, ACCCGTCCGCAGGCAGGCTGAAAGGCTTTGACCGCTATGAAGTTTGCGTTGGCCTGTTACGGCACCCGCGGCGATGTCGAACCGTCGGTGAGCATCGGCCGGGAACTTCAGCGGCGCGGTCACGAGGTGCGGCTGGCGGTGCCGCCGGACCTGGTCGACTTCGCCGAGAGCGCAGGTCTTTCCGCGGTGCCCTACGGGCCTCGGCTGGCGGACTTCCTGCGCGAGGACTTCCTGCGCCACTTCTGGTCCCGGATATTCGGGAACCCGGTATCGGCGTTACGCGAACTGTGGGCTCCGATCGCCGAGCACTGGTCCGCGACGAGCACGACGCTCATGTCGCTGGCACAGCATTGCGACCTGCTTTCCACAGGTCTGAACTACGAACAGCCCGCCGCCAATGTTGCTGAGTTCTACGGTATCCCGCTGGTGACGCTGCACCACTTCCCGATGCGCCCGAACGGACAGCTGGTGCCGGCGCTGCCGTCGGCGCTGGTCCGCGCCGGCGGCGCCCTCTCGGATTGGCTGTTCTGGTGGTCCACCCGGAGTGCGGAGGACGCGCAGCGCCGTGAACTCGGATTACCGCCGGCACGGGTTCCGGCGACGCGCCGGATGGCGCGGCGGGGCGTGCTGGAGATCCAGGCCTACGACGCGGTGTCGGTGCCGGGACTGGCCGCGGAGTGGGCCGGATTCGGAGACCGCCGGCCATTCGTCGGTGCGTTGACGATGGAGCTGCCGACGCCGTCGGACGCGGAGGTGCTCGAGTGGATCGCGGCGGGCACACCGCCGATTTGCTTTGCCACCGGCAGTATTCCGGTGGAATCTCCCTCGCAGACGGTCCAGATGTTCGCGTCGGTGTGTTCGCGGCTCGGCGAACGGGCGTTGATCTGCGCCGGCGGCACCGACATCGACGGCGTGCCGGAGTACGGACATGTCAAGGTGGTGGGGGCGGTGAACTATGCACGGGTGTTCCCGGCGTGTCGGGCCATCGTGCATCACGGTGGCTCCGGCACCACCGCCGCCGTCCTGCGCGCCGGCGTGCCCAGCCTGGTCACCTGGAGTTCCGCGGATCAGCCCTATTGGGGCAACCAGGTCAAACGACTGAAAGTGGGGACGTCTCGCCGGTTTTCCCACACCACGCCCGACACCCTGGTCGCCGATCTGCGCCGCATCCTCACCCCGGACTACGCCGTCCGGGCACGCGCTGTCGCGGCACGCATGACCGATCCCGCCGACAGCGTCGTCCGGGCCGCCGATCTGTTCGAAACGGCCGTCGAGTGTGCCCCCGGCGTGGCCCACCGGGAATGAGGGAAGCAGAATAGCGGTGCGGGCAAAGATTTTCGTCTACGTTCAACAGCGAACCCCGTCGGCGCGCAAGGCTCCGCCAAGCCCGTCACGCCGCCTTCGGCAACGTCAGATCACGAGATGTCAGATCACGAGATAGGGGGCAACATGGCCGACCACAGATGCCGTATCTGCAACGGTGTCCTGCGTGAGGTTCTCGACCTCGGTCGCCAGCCCGTGTCGAACGCCTTCGCACTGCCGGAGGACGCCGACAAGGTTCCGTTCTTCCGGCTCGCGATGGGGGTGTGCACCTCGTGCACCATGGTGCAGCAGTTGGAGACCGTTCCCCCCAGCGAGATGTACCGGGCCGATTACCCCTACCGGGCATCCGGATCGATGGTGATCCGCAGACACTTCGAACAGGTGGCCCGGCAGATCGTCGAGAACTGCCCGGGCGGCCGGGACGGTTTCGTCGTCGAGATCGGCAGCAATGACGGAGTGATGCTGAAGACGCTCAGCGCGGCCGGGATGCGCCACCTCGGAGTGGATCCTGCCGCCGGCGCCGGGGAGGTCGCCCGCGCGCACGGCGTCAACGTGCGGACCGCGTTCTTCAACGCCGACACCGCGGCCGAGATCCACAGCGAGCACGGTCCGGCAAATCTCATCTTCTCTGCCAACACGTTCAGCCACATCTCCTATCTGGATTCCATCTTCAAAGGTGTGGACCACCTGCTCGCGCCGGACGGCCTGTTCGTGTTCGAGGACCGGTCGTTGGCCGACATCCTGCGTAACAACTACTTCGACCAGATCTACGACGAGCACATCTACCTGTTCTCGGTCAGTTCGGTGCAGGCCATGGCCGCCCACTTCGGGTTCGAGTTGGTCGATGTGGAACACCTTCCGCTGCACGGAGGTTCGATTCGCTACATCGTCGCCCGCAAAGGAGTGCGAGAGCCCGCGGAGGCGGTCGCGGAGTTCCTGGCCGGGGAGCGCGAGCAGGGGCTCGGCGGTGACGAGGCGTTCACCCGGTTCGCCGATCAGATCGCGCGCATCAAGACCGATCTGGTGTCG contains:
- a CDS encoding glycosyltransferase — translated: MKFALACYGTRGDVEPSVSIGRELQRRGHEVRLAVPPDLVDFAESAGLSAVPYGPRLADFLREDFLRHFWSRIFGNPVSALRELWAPIAEHWSATSTTLMSLAQHCDLLSTGLNYEQPAANVAEFYGIPLVTLHHFPMRPNGQLVPALPSALVRAGGALSDWLFWWSTRSAEDAQRRELGLPPARVPATRRMARRGVLEIQAYDAVSVPGLAAEWAGFGDRRPFVGALTMELPTPSDAEVLEWIAAGTPPICFATGSIPVESPSQTVQMFASVCSRLGERALICAGGTDIDGVPEYGHVKVVGAVNYARVFPACRAIVHHGGSGTTAAVLRAGVPSLVTWSSADQPYWGNQVKRLKVGTSRRFSHTTPDTLVADLRRILTPDYAVRARAVAARMTDPADSVVRAADLFETAVECAPGVAHRE
- a CDS encoding class I SAM-dependent methyltransferase; its protein translation is MADHRCRICNGVLREVLDLGRQPVSNAFALPEDADKVPFFRLAMGVCTSCTMVQQLETVPPSEMYRADYPYRASGSMVIRRHFEQVARQIVENCPGGRDGFVVEIGSNDGVMLKTLSAAGMRHLGVDPAAGAGEVARAHGVNVRTAFFNADTAAEIHSEHGPANLIFSANTFSHISYLDSIFKGVDHLLAPDGLFVFEDRSLADILRNNYFDQIYDEHIYLFSVSSVQAMAAHFGFELVDVEHLPLHGGSIRYIVARKGVREPAEAVAEFLAGEREQGLGGDEAFTRFADQIARIKTDLVSLLADLRDEGRRVVGYGATSRSATVLNYCGIGRDLLPMVCDSTPEKQGRVTPGSRIPVCPPDAFADPYPDYALLFAWNHAEEIMAKETEFTEKGGRWILYTPQVHTV